From Pagrus major chromosome 2, Pma_NU_1.0, one genomic window encodes:
- the LOC141018300 gene encoding uncharacterized protein: protein MQIAVGPPPTDLLQYLHLVMPNTRKTKRKQHTAPEENPAMSIQSDNDQVIQSDNDVEEIQQNAPTKAPTKAPTMAKLKGDFQKLKGENHLLKEEIRLLKEENRFLKEQRDFNREKALHTEVGHTTSKGQRKMRNGDSSDSSDSDDSDDSYKDRKRKKKKKHKKHGSSDSSDDDWKKSKSKKPSSFGKRVLSPEDVVHRYKAVLKVFRRNRSMTNTCEQLGVDRNTIAGTAVIADVIMATEGEDFGELPLFKEKQTLANYAKLCKEFVDANKPLQEKIEKMRKATELLPIKYKIPK, encoded by the exons ATGCAAATTGCAGTCGGGCCACCACCCACGGATCTTCTGCAATACCTCCACCTTG TCATGCCGAACACACGTAAAACCAAAAGAAAGCAGCACACTGCACCAGAGGAGAACCCTGCAATGTCGATCCAGTCTGACAATGACCAGGTGATTCAGTCTGACAATGATG TTGAAGAGATTCAACAAAATGCACCAACAAAAGCACCAACAAAGGCACCAACCATGGCAAAGTTAAAGGGTGACTTTCAAAAATTAAAAGGGGAGAACCATCTACTGAAGGAAGAAATCCGTCTCTTGAAAGAGGAGAACCGATTCCTGAAAGAGCAGCGTGACTTCAACCGAGAGAAGGCTCTCCACACAGAGGTCGGCCACACAACTTCAAAAG GGCAACGCAAAATGAGGAATGGGGATTCCTCTGACTCTTCTGACTCAGATGACTCAGATGACTCTTATAAGGAtcggaagaggaagaagaagaagaaacacaaaaaacatgggTCTTCAGACTCCTCTGATGACGACTGGAAGAAGAGCAAATCCAAAAAACCCTCATCCTTTGGAAAGAGAG TTCTGAGCCCAGAGGACGTTGTCCACCGCTACAAAGCGGTCCTGAAAGTGTTCAGGCGAAACCGCAGCATGACCAACACCTGTGAACAACTCGGAGTGGACAGGAACACAATTGCGGGGACTGCGGTCATCGCAGATGTCATCATGGCCACAGAGGGCGAAGACTTTGGGGAGCTGCCCCTCttcaaagagaaacagacattAGCCAACTACGCAAAATTATGCAAGGAATTTGTAGATGCCAACAAACCCCTGCAAGAAAAAATCGAAAAAATGAGGAAGGCCACAGAGCTGCTCCCCATCAAATACAAAATTCCCAAGTGA